A genomic stretch from Candidatus Krumholzibacteriota bacterium includes:
- the fba gene encoding class II fructose-1,6-bisphosphate aldolase has protein sequence MDAAKSGGYAVGAFNINNMEFVQAITDAAEELNSPAILAVSQGAIKYAGFENIVSLVRTASETKKIKISLHLDHGKDMKIIERCVNDGFTSVMIDGSDLPFDENVALTRKVVDMARPKGVSVEGELGRLAGIEDHVSVSKKDATYTDPDEAATFVEQTGVDSLAVAIGTSHGAYKFKGEAKLAMDRLTEIAGKVAIPLVLHGASGVNQDHVRIGNENGAKLMDARGVPDEAITEAVGRGICKVNIDTDMRIAFTVFIRKAMNEKPEAFDPRKYLGAGRDAIVEVVKYKMRLFGSDGKAF, from the coding sequence ATGGATGCCGCGAAAAGTGGCGGTTATGCTGTCGGCGCGTTCAATATCAATAATATGGAATTCGTCCAGGCGATAACCGACGCGGCGGAAGAACTTAACAGCCCGGCCATACTGGCTGTTTCGCAGGGAGCGATAAAGTATGCCGGATTTGAAAATATCGTTTCACTTGTCCGCACAGCATCCGAAACAAAGAAGATAAAGATTTCGCTGCATCTTGATCATGGAAAGGATATGAAGATAATCGAACGTTGCGTCAATGACGGATTCACATCTGTAATGATCGATGGTTCGGATCTTCCTTTCGACGAGAATGTGGCGCTGACAAGGAAAGTCGTTGATATGGCAAGACCGAAAGGGGTCTCCGTCGAGGGGGAACTTGGCAGGCTTGCCGGGATCGAGGATCATGTCTCCGTCTCGAAAAAAGATGCTACCTACACCGATCCGGATGAAGCAGCGACTTTTGTCGAACAGACAGGAGTCGATTCGCTCGCCGTGGCGATAGGGACATCCCATGGAGCGTACAAGTTCAAGGGCGAAGCGAAACTTGCGATGGACAGGTTGACCGAGATCGCTGGAAAAGTCGCTATTCCCCTTGTGCTGCACGGCGCTTCGGGAGTGAATCAGGATCACGTCAGGATCGGTAACGAGAATGGGGCAAAGCTGATGGATGCCAGGGGAGTCCCCGATGAAGCGATTACCGAAGCAGTCGGAAGGGGGATATGCAAGGTCAATATAGACACGGATATGAGGATCGCTTTCACAGTCTTCATAAGAAAGGCTATGAACGAGAAACCGGAGGCGTTCGATCCAAGGAAATATCTCGGTGCTGGCAGGGACGCTATCGTCGAGGTCGTAAAATACAAGATGAGGCTTTTTGGAAGTGATGGAAAGGCATTTTAG